The DNA segment GATTCGTTGATTCGTTGATTCGTTGATTCGTTGATTCGTTGATTCGTTGATTCGTATTGAACGTTAATTTTTTTCAGGAGTATGTAAATCATGGATGCCATTTTGAAAACTGTTTCCGAAGCACAACTGCGCGATGATGTGCCCGAGTTTGAAGCCGGCGATACCGTGCGCGTACACGTCCGCGTGGTAGAAGGCGAAAAAGAACGCATCCAGCTTTTTGAGGGTGTGGTCATCCAGCGCCGAGGACCGGGTATTCACGCGACATTTACGGTTCGCAAAATTAGCACGGGTGGTATTGGGGTAGAGCGCATCTTTCCACTGCACACGCCTCGCATAGCTAAAATTGAAGTATTGCGTCGCGGTAAAGTGCGGCGATCAAAAATTTATTACCTGCGCAATCTGC comes from the Gemmatimonadota bacterium genome and includes:
- the rplS gene encoding 50S ribosomal protein L19 is translated as MDAILKTVSEAQLRDDVPEFEAGDTVRVHVRVVEGEKERIQLFEGVVIQRRGPGIHATFTVRKISTGGIGVERIFPLHTPRIAKIEVLRRGKVRRSKIYYLRNLRGRAARIAERR